Proteins from a single region of Heterodontus francisci isolate sHetFra1 chromosome 29, sHetFra1.hap1, whole genome shotgun sequence:
- the LOC137346231 gene encoding E3 ubiquitin-protein ligase TRIM39-like has translation MASLKVLESLRDEAICSICLDFYQDPVTIDCGHNFCRACILQHWAAVQGKVTCPQCRREFTKRNVRPNCFVSNIVESVRKLSPAQKQAETDLHCEEHDEKLKLFCSDDQRAICVVCSMSREHKDHAVSPIKEAAELYKGMLQKSLDSLQKQMEEICKSQKEEEADRNTLKQQADSLQKNIASKFNELHQFLHQEEQSLKTKLEEMEKTLIQKIEANLNKISEQHVYIKQTMTDMQRRLTLQEAEFLQGIKSILDRPTVQFKKPARIPVELSPGDFSGPLQYRAWKRMLKLINPVPAPLNLDPDTAHPRLILSDNQTTVRFGHSKQQVPDKAGRFTHWHSVLACQGFKTGRHHWEVEVGKNTMWAVGVAKKSVPRKKDFSPDPKTGLWVLWRLGEQYTAFTSPRTALPVRTKPRKLGVYLDYEAGQLSLYDADDMSHLYTFTDKFTEKLYPFLLTGCPIDPLKLIPLQI, from the exons ATGGCGTCGTTAAAAGTATTAGAAAGTCTGAGAGATGAAGCGATCTGCTCAATCTGTTTGGACTTTTACCAGGATCCGGTGACCATAGACTGTGGTCACAATTTCTGCCGAGCCTGTATTTTACAGCATTGGGCAGCGGTGCAAGGGAAGGTGACCTGCCCACAGTGTAGGAGAGAGTTCACCAAGAGGAATGTCAGACCCAACTGCTTCGTTTCCAACATTGTGGAGAGTGTCAGGAAACTGAGCCCGGCTCAGAAACAGGCTGAGACGGATTTGCACTGTGAGGAGCACGACGAGAAGCTGAAACTCTTCTGCAGCGATGATCAGAGAGCGATCTGTGTGGTGTGTTCAATGTCCCGTGAGCACAAGGACCATGCAGTCAGTCCGATAAAGGAAGCTGCTGAACTCTATAAG GGAATGCTGCAAAAATCATTGGATTCGCTGCAGAAACAAATGGAAGAGATTTGCAAAAGTCAGAAGGAAGAAGAAGCAGATAGAAACACGCTGAAG CAACAAGCTGACAGTCTGCAGAAGAACATTGCATCCAAATTCAACGAATTGCACCAATTTCTGCATCAGGAGGAACAGAGCCTGAAAACTAAACTGGAGGAAATGGAGAAGACCTTAATACAGAAAATAGAAGCAAATCTGAATAAAATCTCTGAACAACATGTCTACATTAAACAAACAATGACAGATATGCAGAGGAGACTGACTCTACAAGAGGCTGAATTTCTGCAG ggCATTAAATCCATTCTTGACAG GCCTACAGTGCAATTTAAGAAACCCGCAAGAATTCCTGTTGAGCTCAGCCCTGGTGATTTTAGTGGCCCTCTGCAGTACAGAGCCTGGAAACGAATGCTGAAGTTGATTAATCCAG TTCCAGCTCCTCTGAACCTGGATCCGGATACAGCACATCCCAGACTCATCCTGTCTGATAACCAGACCACTGTGAGATTTGGTCACAGCAAACAGCAGGTCCCTGATAAAGCAGGAAGGTTCACGCACTGGCACAGTGTCCTGGCATGTCAGGGATTCAAAACAGGCAGACATCACTGGGAAGTGGAGGTGGGGAAGAATACCATGTGGGCTGTGGGAGTGGCAAAAAAGTCTGTGCCGAGAAAGAAGGACTTTTCGCCGgatcctaaaactggactctgggtCTTGTGGCGACTGGGGGAGCAGTACACCGCTTTCACCTCACCTCGTACTGCCCTGCCCGTCAGAACCAAGCCCCGGAAGCTGGGAGTCTACCTGGACTATGAAGCAGGGCAGCTGTCACTGTATGATGCTGATGATATGTCTCATCTGTACACTTTCACTGATAAATTCACTGAGAAACTCTATCCGTTCCTCTTAACAGGCTGTCCCATCGATCCTTTGAAATTGATCCCCTTACAGATATAA